In Gimesia benthica, a single window of DNA contains:
- a CDS encoding DUF1501 domain-containing protein has protein sequence MLRLEDQSIRLCDRMPRRSFMQIGGLAMGGLSLPQILKAQEQSGKRSSHKAVIMIFLAGGPPHQDMFDLKPDAPDEVRGEFKPIDTNVPGIQISELMPRVAGMMDKFSIIRSLVGAEGRHDSFECCTGHHFRSSQPQGGWPSLGSALSRVAGPVHPTVPPYIDLSHTMAHDPWNIKGPGYLGLTHAPFRPDGRVMENMTLNSINKGRLSERTRLLEDLDRFRRTSETGLTDGTYDGYTQQALDVLSSSRLVEALDLEREDPKVRARYGKDDPKVLSYKLDMGYQAIMSRFLLARRAVEAGARCVTCSFAHFDWHGNNFGHARKVVPLLDQGVAALVQDLHDRGMDKDVTVLVWGEFGRTPKINKNAGRDHWPRVHAALMAGGGMQTGQVIGSTNRLGEEAVDRPVHMQEVFATLYHNLGIDVASTTIEDNNGRPQYLIDQQTPIRELV, from the coding sequence ATGCTCAGGCTAGAAGATCAGTCAATTCGTTTATGTGACCGTATGCCCCGCCGCTCTTTCATGCAGATTGGTGGCCTGGCAATGGGGGGGCTCTCACTGCCCCAGATTCTGAAAGCACAGGAACAGTCGGGGAAGCGTTCTTCACACAAAGCCGTCATCATGATCTTCCTCGCCGGTGGTCCACCACATCAGGATATGTTCGACCTGAAGCCAGACGCACCGGATGAAGTCCGCGGAGAATTCAAACCGATCGACACCAACGTCCCCGGGATACAGATCAGCGAACTGATGCCCCGCGTCGCCGGTATGATGGATAAGTTTTCGATCATCCGCTCACTGGTTGGCGCAGAAGGTCGCCACGATTCGTTTGAGTGCTGCACCGGTCATCACTTCCGTAGCTCTCAACCTCAGGGAGGCTGGCCCTCTCTAGGATCGGCTCTCTCCCGTGTGGCAGGCCCCGTACACCCAACGGTCCCTCCCTACATTGATTTGTCACATACGATGGCCCACGATCCCTGGAACATCAAAGGTCCCGGCTATCTGGGACTGACGCACGCTCCATTCCGTCCCGATGGACGCGTGATGGAGAACATGACGTTGAATTCAATCAATAAGGGACGGCTGTCCGAACGAACGCGACTGCTGGAAGACCTGGACCGTTTTCGCAGGACCTCCGAAACCGGTCTGACCGACGGCACCTACGATGGCTATACGCAGCAGGCACTGGATGTCCTCTCTTCCTCGCGTCTGGTTGAGGCACTGGATCTGGAACGCGAAGATCCCAAAGTCCGCGCCCGCTATGGTAAAGATGATCCCAAGGTTCTCAGCTACAAACTGGACATGGGATACCAGGCGATCATGTCCCGCTTTCTACTGGCGCGCCGGGCAGTGGAAGCAGGCGCACGCTGCGTCACCTGCAGCTTCGCTCACTTCGACTGGCACGGTAATAACTTTGGTCATGCCCGCAAGGTCGTTCCCCTGCTCGACCAGGGAGTCGCAGCCCTGGTTCAGGATCTGCATGATCGCGGCATGGATAAAGATGTAACCGTATTAGTCTGGGGCGAATTTGGTCGCACGCCCAAGATCAATAAAAACGCCGGCCGTGATCACTGGCCCCGCGTGCACGCCGCCCTGATGGCCGGTGGAGGCATGCAGACCGGCCAGGTAATCGGTTCAACAAACCGACTGGGTGAAGAAGCCGTTGATCGCCCCGTGCATATGCAGGAAGTCTTCGCGACGCTGTATCACAATCTGGGAATCGATGTCGCGTCCACGACAATCGAAGACAACAACGGACGTCCTCAGTACCTGATCGATCAGCAGACTCCGATCCGGGAACTCGTGTGA
- a CDS encoding LexA family protein — MNQYLTDREQNILDYITREIDRTGISPSVQQIASEFAIPSPNRVTRYLNALEGKGWISSHGNIDGGISLIENDRNYRLSLCGDVEEGRIDFKKRF, encoded by the coding sequence ATGAACCAGTATCTCACCGATCGTGAACAGAATATTCTGGACTATATAACTCGTGAAATTGACCGGACCGGAATCTCTCCCTCGGTCCAGCAAATCGCTTCTGAATTCGCCATTCCCTCTCCCAACCGGGTAACCCGTTATCTGAATGCGCTGGAAGGAAAAGGCTGGATCAGCAGTCATGGCAATATCGACGGCGGAATCTCGTTGATCGAGAATGATCGGAACTACCGCCTCTCCCTCTGTGGCGATGTAGAAGAAGGCCGGATCGACTTTAAAAAACGCTTTTAA
- a CDS encoding DUF1559 domain-containing protein: protein MLMTNKRKFQKGFTLIELLVVIAIIAILIALLLPAVQPAREAARRSTCKNNMKQLALALHNYHETHGLFPPGAIATTTTSSAYNVWGDAGKTPGTGLHGTSWMVQILPYVDQAALYNKWNFNTNVMGNRSLAENDIPLFYCPTRRSKVRKVDDRIMLGENPVAGSTLPSNRFVKGGSDYGTCIGGGNGWADGDYFHLTHRTDSLIGTFGGGSGAFLGMFSVNSDTAIRDVDDGTSNTIMAGELQKLHSSSAPKSSQDCWAAGGVATMFDTGISGGTAGGFNNNFYQSAGSDHEGGAHFGFADGSVHFLSENMSSRVYLELGTADGQESTNFSP, encoded by the coding sequence ATGTTGATGACAAACAAGCGGAAATTCCAAAAGGGCTTTACTCTGATTGAACTACTGGTTGTGATCGCGATTATTGCAATCCTGATTGCCCTGTTACTGCCGGCGGTGCAGCCAGCGCGGGAAGCGGCCCGCCGCAGTACCTGTAAAAACAATATGAAGCAGCTGGCGCTCGCGCTGCACAATTATCACGAAACGCATGGTCTGTTTCCGCCGGGAGCAATCGCCACAACGACGACCTCCAGTGCTTACAATGTCTGGGGGGATGCTGGAAAAACTCCCGGCACGGGTTTACACGGGACAAGCTGGATGGTCCAGATTCTCCCGTATGTCGATCAGGCAGCGCTCTACAATAAATGGAACTTCAACACCAACGTAATGGGGAATCGCAGTCTGGCAGAGAACGACATTCCTTTGTTCTATTGCCCAACACGCCGCAGTAAGGTTCGCAAGGTAGACGACAGAATCATGCTCGGAGAAAATCCGGTAGCGGGTTCGACACTACCCTCCAACCGGTTTGTCAAAGGAGGCTCCGATTACGGAACCTGCATCGGCGGTGGAAATGGCTGGGCCGATGGTGATTACTTTCACCTGACGCACCGCACCGATTCACTGATCGGCACGTTCGGGGGAGGCAGCGGTGCCTTTCTGGGTATGTTCTCCGTGAATAGTGATACCGCGATTCGCGATGTCGACGATGGCACTTCTAATACCATCATGGCCGGAGAGTTGCAGAAGCTGCACAGTTCCAGTGCTCCCAAATCGAGCCAGGACTGTTGGGCGGCAGGTGGAGTGGCCACCATGTTTGATACCGGAATTTCCGGGGGCACTGCGGGGGGCTTTAACAATAATTTCTACCAGTCAGCCGGTTCCGACCATGAAGGAGGCGCTCATTTCGGTTTCGCGGATGGCTCCGTTCATTTTCTCAGCGAAAACATGAGCTCCCGCGTCTACCTGGAACTCGGAACCGCGGACGGTCAGGAATCGACGAACTTTAGTCCTTGA